A genomic window from Haliaeetus albicilla chromosome 10, bHalAlb1.1, whole genome shotgun sequence includes:
- the RFLNA gene encoding refilin-A, which translates to MVGHLQLQGMDESLKEKSREGLLDSPDSGLPPSPSPPFYSLSPGEGRAGGSGGADPPAPGHRREAKDGKVMPYLLLNPSMPEMRPRMYPVFFGESIEVSPEPVQEIRCNSEVKYDSEKHYRDDIFYGPIPTVTTYSETVIAAPNCTWRNYKSQLIFEPRQKPLRFQSTTIIFPKRAKNIYRTTLNYSLGCAKRWFASSVQLELCEETSPCIIYSETL; encoded by the exons ATGGTAGGTCACCTACAGCTGCAAGGGATGGACGAGAGCCTGAAGGAGAAGAGCCGGGAAGGCTTGCTGGACAGCCCGGACTCGgggctgccccccagccccagccccccttTCTACTCCCTCTCGCCCGGTGAGGGCCGAGCTGGGGGCAGCGGCGGTGCGgaccccccggccccggggcacCGGCGAGAGGCCAAGGACGGCAAAGTG ATGCCTTACCTGCTTCTGAACCCATCCATGCCGGAGATGAGGCCTCGAATGTACCCTGTGTTTTTTGGAGAAAGCATTGAGGTCAGCCCTGAGCCCGTGCAGGAAATCAG GTGCAATTCTGAGGTGAAGTACGACTCCGAGAAGCATTATCGGGATGACATCTTCTATGGCCCTATCCCCACCGTCACCACCTACAGCGAGACAGTCATTGCTGCTCCCAATTGCACCTGGCGGAACTACAAGTCCCAGTTGATCTTTGAGCCTCGCCAGAAGCCACTGAGGTTTCAGAGCACGACCATCATTTTTCCTAAGCGTGCCAAGAACATTTACCGGACCACCCTCAACTACAGCTTGGGTTGTGCCAAGCGTTGGTTTGCTTCCAGTGTGCAGCTGGAACTCTGCGAGGAAACCAGCCCGTGCATCATCTACAGCGAGACCCTCTGA